One region of Mycolicibacterium lutetiense genomic DNA includes:
- a CDS encoding APC family permease, with product MALVSKLSTATRRLVLGRPFRSDKLSHTLLPKRIALPVFASDALSSTAYAPEEIFLVLSVAGLTAYSLTPWIGLAVAAVMFIVIASYRQNVHAYPSGGGDYEVVTTNLGPTAGLTVASALMVDYVLTVAVSMSSAMSNIGSAIPFIAQHKVMFAVIAIVVLASLNLRGLRESGTAFAIPTYAFMVGMYIMLGWGLFQIYVLGHPLRAESAGFEMRPEHGEVLGFALVFLVARAFSSGSAALTGVEAISNGVPAFRKPKSRNAATTLLLLGVIAVSLFMGIILLAKATGVQIAERPHEQLIGAPADYHQKTLIAQLADAVFHNFGPGLFLIALVTALILMLAANTAFNGFPVLGSILAQDRFLPRQLHTRGDRLAFSNGILFLALAAIAFVVAFRAETTALIQLYIVGVFVSFTLSQIGMVRHWTRLLRTETDPAVRRRMMRSRVINAIGLTATGTVLVVVVVTKFVAGAWIAILAMAAMFVVMKMIHQHYDTVSRELEKEDEDAGDIVLPSRNHAVILVSKLHLPTKRALAYARATRPDLLEAITVSVDDAETRALVHQWEDSDISVPLKVIASPYREITRPVLDYVKRVTKESPRTVVTVFIPEYVVGRWWEQVLHNQSALRLKGRLLFIPNVMVTSVPWQLNSSERLKALQPRAIPGDARRGFLE from the coding sequence TTGGCTCTCGTGTCCAAGCTTTCGACGGCGACGCGCCGTCTGGTCCTCGGGCGGCCGTTCCGCAGCGACAAGCTGTCGCACACCCTGTTGCCCAAACGGATCGCCCTGCCGGTGTTCGCTTCCGATGCGTTGTCGTCGACGGCCTACGCACCGGAGGAGATCTTCCTGGTGCTGTCGGTGGCCGGGCTGACGGCCTATTCCCTCACGCCCTGGATCGGCCTGGCGGTGGCGGCTGTGATGTTCATCGTGATCGCCAGCTACCGGCAGAACGTGCACGCCTATCCGTCCGGTGGTGGCGATTACGAAGTCGTCACCACAAACCTCGGGCCCACGGCGGGGTTGACGGTGGCCAGCGCGCTGATGGTGGATTACGTGCTGACCGTTGCGGTGTCGATGTCCTCGGCGATGTCGAACATCGGTTCGGCGATTCCGTTCATCGCCCAGCACAAGGTGATGTTCGCGGTGATTGCGATCGTCGTCCTGGCGTCGCTCAACCTCCGCGGGCTGCGGGAGTCGGGCACGGCGTTCGCCATCCCCACCTATGCGTTCATGGTCGGTATGTACATCATGCTGGGCTGGGGTCTGTTCCAGATCTACGTGCTGGGCCATCCGCTGCGCGCGGAATCCGCCGGTTTCGAGATGCGTCCCGAGCACGGCGAGGTGCTGGGCTTCGCACTGGTGTTCCTGGTGGCCCGGGCATTCTCATCCGGTTCGGCGGCGTTGACCGGTGTCGAGGCGATCAGCAACGGTGTACCCGCGTTCCGGAAGCCCAAGTCGCGCAACGCTGCCACCACCCTGTTGCTACTTGGTGTCATCGCCGTGTCGTTGTTCATGGGCATCATCCTGTTGGCGAAGGCGACCGGGGTGCAGATTGCCGAGCGGCCTCACGAACAGCTGATCGGTGCGCCGGCGGACTACCACCAGAAGACTTTGATCGCTCAGCTCGCCGATGCGGTCTTCCACAATTTCGGCCCGGGTCTCTTTCTCATCGCACTCGTTACCGCACTGATCCTGATGCTTGCCGCCAACACGGCCTTCAATGGATTCCCGGTGCTCGGGTCGATCCTGGCCCAGGACCGGTTCCTGCCGCGCCAGCTACACACCCGCGGTGACCGGCTGGCGTTCTCGAACGGCATCCTGTTCCTCGCCCTTGCCGCGATCGCCTTCGTGGTGGCGTTCCGCGCGGAGACGACCGCGCTGATCCAGCTCTACATCGTCGGGGTGTTCGTATCGTTCACGCTCAGCCAGATCGGGATGGTCCGGCACTGGACGCGGTTGTTGCGCACCGAAACCGATCCCGCGGTGCGGCGGCGCATGATGCGGTCCCGGGTCATCAACGCGATCGGTCTGACTGCCACCGGCACGGTGCTGGTGGTAGTGGTGGTCACCAAGTTCGTCGCCGGTGCCTGGATCGCCATCCTGGCGATGGCCGCGATGTTTGTCGTGATGAAGATGATTCACCAGCACTACGACACCGTGTCCCGTGAGCTTGAGAAGGAGGACGAGGACGCGGGTGACATCGTCTTGCCGAGCCGCAACCACGCCGTGATCCTGGTCTCGAAGCTGCATCTGCCGACCAAGCGGGCGCTGGCCTACGCCCGTGCCACCCGGCCGGACCTGCTGGAGGCGATCACGGTCAGCGTCGACGACGCCGAGACCCGCGCCCTGGTGCACCAGTGGGAGGACAGTGACATCAGCGTGCCGTTGAAGGTGATCGCCTCGCCTTACCGTGAGATCACCCGGCCGGTTCTCGATTACGTCAAACGGGTGACCAAGGAATCTCCGCGTACCGTGGTGACGGTGTTCATCCCGGAATACGTGGTCGGGCGCTGGTGGGAACAGGTGCTACACAACCAGAGTGCGCTGCGGCTCAAAGGCCGGCTGCTGTTCATCCCCAACGTGATGGTGACATCCGTTCCGTGGCAACTGAATTCGTCGGAGCGGCTGAAGGCGCTACAGCCTCGCGCCATCCCGGGCGACGCACGTCGGGGGTTCCTGGAATGA
- a CDS encoding potassium channel family protein gives MRVVVMGCGRVGASLADSLAHIGHEVAVIDRDSTAFHRLSPEFTGERVLGMGFDRDVLLRAGIEEAGAFAAVSSGDNSNIISARVARETFGVERVVARIYDAKRAAVYERLGIPTVATVPWTTDRLLNVLTKETETTKWRDPSGNVGVAELPLHQDWAGHLVTDLEAATGGRVAFIIRFGSGYLPEHKTVIQAGDQVYIAAVSGHIAEALAIAALPPSEDLESH, from the coding sequence GTGCGTGTAGTCGTCATGGGATGCGGCCGGGTGGGCGCCTCCCTCGCAGACAGCCTGGCCCACATCGGCCACGAGGTCGCGGTCATCGACCGCGACAGCACCGCGTTCCACCGGCTCTCGCCCGAGTTCACCGGTGAGCGTGTGCTGGGCATGGGCTTCGACCGCGATGTGCTGCTGCGTGCCGGCATCGAGGAGGCCGGTGCGTTCGCCGCGGTGTCCTCCGGTGACAACTCCAACATCATCTCGGCCCGGGTGGCCCGCGAGACGTTCGGTGTCGAGCGCGTGGTCGCGCGTATCTACGACGCCAAGCGTGCCGCGGTCTACGAGCGGCTGGGCATCCCCACCGTGGCCACCGTGCCGTGGACCACCGATCGTCTGCTCAACGTGCTGACCAAGGAGACCGAGACCACCAAGTGGCGGGACCCGTCCGGAAACGTGGGCGTGGCCGAACTTCCGCTGCACCAGGATTGGGCCGGGCATCTCGTCACCGACCTGGAGGCGGCCACCGGCGGCCGGGTGGCCTTCATAATCCGGTTCGGCAGCGGTTACCTGCCCGAGCACAAGACCGTGATCCAAGCCGGCGATCAGGTGTACATCGCCGCGGTATCCGGGCACATCGCCGAGGCGCTGGCCATCGCGGCACTGCCACCGAGCGAAGACCTGGAGTCCCACTGA
- a CDS encoding potassium channel family protein gives MKVAIAGAGAVGRSIARELLENNHDVTLLERNPGHIDADAIPAAHWRLGDACELSVMESIKLEEFDVVIAATGDDKVNVVVSLLAKTEFTVPRVVARVNDPRNEWLFDENWGVDVAVSTPRMLASLVEEAVAVGDLVRLMEFRKGQANLVEITLPDDTPWGGKPVKRLELPRDTALVTILRGARVIVPESDDPLEGGDELLFVAITESEDELRELLLRPAPR, from the coding sequence ATGAAAGTTGCGATCGCCGGGGCCGGCGCCGTGGGCCGCTCCATTGCCCGCGAACTGCTCGAGAACAACCACGACGTGACGCTGCTGGAGCGCAACCCCGGTCACATCGACGCCGACGCCATTCCGGCCGCGCACTGGCGGCTGGGCGATGCCTGCGAGCTCAGCGTGATGGAGTCGATCAAGCTCGAGGAATTCGATGTGGTGATCGCCGCGACCGGCGACGACAAGGTCAACGTCGTGGTCAGCCTGTTGGCCAAGACCGAATTCACGGTTCCGCGCGTGGTGGCCCGCGTCAACGATCCCCGCAATGAGTGGCTGTTCGACGAGAACTGGGGTGTGGACGTGGCGGTGTCGACGCCGCGCATGCTCGCCTCGCTCGTCGAGGAGGCCGTCGCGGTCGGCGATCTGGTGCGCCTGATGGAGTTCCGCAAGGGACAGGCCAACCTGGTCGAGATCACCCTGCCCGACGACACCCCGTGGGGCGGCAAGCCCGTCAAGCGGCTCGAGCTGCCCCGGGACACCGCACTCGTGACAATCCTGCGCGGAGCCAGGGTGATCGTGCCCGAATCCGACGACCCGCTCGAGGGTGGGGACGAACTGCTGTTCGTTGCCATCACCGAGTCCGAGGACGAACTGCGCGAGCTGCTGCTGCGTCCCGCGCCGCGTTAG
- a CDS encoding DUF3159 domain-containing protein, whose protein sequence is MTPAHGGGRAVLDQMGGISGLIYSSLPVVVFVPVSTTFGLMPAIAAALGVATLILIWRLIRRESVQPAVSGFFAVGVSALIAYVVGESKGYFLLGIWSSLVYAVLFGVSVIIRRPVVGYIWGWVNSHDRAWRDVRQAVVAFDIATLTWVAVFGSRFLVQQYLYDSDQTGWLGFARIAMGWPLTAVAALVTYLAIRAAQRAVHAQDAAQSAD, encoded by the coding sequence CTGACCCCTGCCCATGGCGGCGGACGTGCGGTGCTGGACCAGATGGGTGGCATCAGCGGCCTGATCTATTCGTCGTTGCCGGTGGTGGTGTTCGTTCCGGTGTCCACGACGTTCGGCCTGATGCCGGCGATTGCCGCCGCGCTCGGCGTGGCGACACTGATCCTGATCTGGCGGTTGATCCGCCGCGAATCCGTCCAGCCCGCGGTGTCGGGATTCTTCGCGGTGGGCGTCAGCGCCCTGATCGCGTACGTGGTGGGGGAGTCGAAAGGCTATTTCCTGCTTGGCATCTGGAGCTCGCTGGTGTACGCAGTGCTGTTCGGGGTATCGGTGATCATCCGGCGCCCGGTGGTCGGCTACATCTGGGGTTGGGTGAATTCGCACGACCGGGCCTGGCGCGACGTCCGACAGGCGGTGGTGGCATTCGACATCGCCACCCTCACCTGGGTTGCGGTGTTCGGGTCTCGGTTTCTGGTGCAGCAGTATTTGTACGACTCGGACCAGACCGGCTGGTTGGGTTTCGCACGTATCGCGATGGGCTGGCCGCTGACGGCCGTGGCCGCACTGGTGACGTATCTGGCCATCAGGGCCGCCCAGCGCGCCGTGCACGCTCAGGATGCGGCGCAGAGCGCCGACTGA
- a CDS encoding OB-fold nucleic acid binding domain-containing protein, whose translation MATAEGYLRRLTRRLTEDPEQLDVEELSDEAANTGALKAIDARRGQEVTMVGTLRSVECNGKGCSGGIKAELFDGTDTVLLVWLGQRRIPGIESGCTLRVHGRVGKLENGTKAIYNPRYEIQK comes from the coding sequence ATGGCTACGGCCGAAGGGTATCTGCGCCGACTTACGCGACGCCTGACAGAAGACCCCGAACAGCTTGATGTCGAAGAGCTCAGCGACGAGGCCGCCAATACCGGCGCGCTGAAGGCGATCGACGCCCGACGTGGCCAAGAAGTCACGATGGTCGGCACTCTGCGCAGCGTGGAATGTAACGGCAAGGGCTGTTCCGGCGGCATCAAAGCCGAGTTGTTCGACGGTACCGACACGGTGTTGTTGGTGTGGCTGGGACAGCGCCGCATTCCGGGTATCGAATCCGGGTGCACCCTGAGGGTGCACGGCCGGGTGGGCAAGTTGGAGAACGGCACCAAGGCGATTTACAACCCCCGGTACGAAATTCAGAAGTGA
- a CDS encoding alpha/beta fold hydrolase, translated as MSVILRGVPTVLLPGTGSDDNYVYRAFSDALHDAGALVVTPPPTPDRLVEGYLRALDDAARSGPIAVGGVSIGAVVAARWALDHPGRAVAVLAALPPWTGSSQHAPAALLARQSADLLRRDGLAATVAQMRASSPPWLADELARSWVCQWPTLPDAMEEAAGYRAPGSGELEQLRVPMGVAVATDDPVHPAEVGYEWVAAAPQAALRSVTLEQMGRDTGVLGAACVAALLEAASDTVAT; from the coding sequence ATGAGCGTCATTCTGCGCGGCGTCCCAACCGTTCTCCTGCCTGGCACCGGGTCCGACGACAACTACGTCTACCGGGCATTTTCGGATGCCTTGCATGATGCAGGCGCGCTGGTGGTGACACCGCCGCCGACTCCGGACCGGCTCGTCGAGGGCTATCTGCGGGCACTGGACGACGCCGCCCGGTCGGGCCCCATCGCGGTCGGCGGGGTGTCCATCGGCGCTGTCGTGGCAGCGCGGTGGGCATTGGATCATCCCGGCCGGGCCGTGGCGGTACTGGCCGCCCTGCCGCCCTGGACCGGCAGCTCCCAGCATGCCCCCGCCGCGCTGTTGGCCCGCCAGTCGGCGGATCTGCTGCGCCGCGACGGACTGGCGGCCACAGTGGCGCAGATGCGGGCCTCCAGCCCGCCGTGGCTGGCCGACGAACTGGCCCGTTCCTGGGTCTGTCAGTGGCCCACGCTGCCCGACGCGATGGAGGAAGCGGCCGGTTACCGCGCACCCGGCAGTGGCGAACTCGAACAACTTCGGGTGCCGATGGGTGTCGCGGTGGCGACCGACGATCCCGTGCATCCGGCCGAGGTCGGCTACGAATGGGTGGCCGCAGCGCCGCAGGCAGCGCTGCGCTCGGTCACGCTCGAACAGATGGGGCGTGACACCGGCGTCTTGGGGGCCGCGTGCGTGGCAGCGCTGCTGGAGGCCGCCAGCGATACCGTCGCGACCTGA
- a CDS encoding DUF3710 domain-containing protein, producing MAFGKRKNDAADDTADQNDEEQVEQSAPEDKADDDRGPFEVEDFDDPAVAVQGRLDLGSVLIPMPDGGQVQVELNEAGAPSAVWVVTPNGRFTIAAYAAPKSAGLWREVAGELAESLRKDASSVAIQDGPWGREVVGAGNGGVVRFIGVDGYRWMVRCVVNGAPETIDALAAEARTALADTVIRRGETPLPVRTPLQVELPEPMAAQLRAAAQQAAAQQAAQQLAAAAPDQPQDQPPAEPVARRSVQGSAMQQLRTITGG from the coding sequence ATGGCATTCGGAAAACGCAAGAACGATGCAGCTGATGACACGGCTGATCAGAACGACGAAGAGCAGGTTGAGCAGTCGGCGCCGGAAGACAAGGCCGACGACGACCGGGGCCCGTTCGAGGTCGAGGACTTCGACGACCCCGCCGTCGCGGTGCAGGGTCGGCTCGATCTCGGCTCGGTGCTGATTCCCATGCCCGACGGCGGCCAGGTGCAGGTTGAGCTCAACGAGGCCGGGGCCCCGAGCGCGGTGTGGGTGGTGACCCCCAACGGGCGGTTCACGATCGCCGCCTACGCCGCACCCAAGAGCGCCGGCCTGTGGCGTGAGGTGGCCGGTGAGCTCGCCGAGTCGCTGCGCAAGGACGCCAGCTCGGTGGCCATCCAGGACGGCCCGTGGGGTCGCGAGGTAGTCGGCGCGGGTAACGGCGGCGTGGTGCGCTTCATCGGTGTCGACGGCTACCGCTGGATGGTGCGGTGTGTGGTCAACGGTGCTCCCGAAACCATCGATGCGCTCGCTGCCGAGGCGCGGACCGCATTGGCCGACACCGTGATCCGTCGCGGGGAAACTCCGCTGCCGGTGCGCACGCCGCTGCAGGTGGAGCTACCCGAGCCGATGGCAGCCCAACTTCGCGCCGCGGCGCAACAGGCCGCGGCGCAGCAGGCTGCCCAGCAGCTCGCCGCTGCGGCGCCGGACCAACCGCAGGACCAGCCGCCGGCCGAGCCGGTGGCGCGGCGCAGCGTGCAGGGCTCGGCGATGCAGCAGCTGCGCACCATCACCGGCGGCTAG
- the dut gene encoding dUTP diphosphatase, with translation MSTSLAVVRLDRELPMPTRAHDGDAGVDLYSARDVELAPGQRELVPTGLAVAIPHGMVGLIHPRSGLAARVGLSIVNSPGTVDAGYRGEIKISLINLDPVTPIVINRGDRIAQLLVQRVELPELVEVTSFDEAGLADTSRGDGGHGSSGGHASL, from the coding sequence GTGTCCACCTCTCTGGCGGTCGTCCGATTGGACCGCGAACTACCGATGCCTACGCGGGCGCACGATGGTGACGCGGGCGTAGACCTCTACAGCGCGCGCGATGTCGAGCTGGCCCCCGGGCAGCGGGAGCTCGTGCCCACCGGCCTCGCCGTGGCCATCCCGCACGGAATGGTGGGCCTGATCCACCCGCGATCGGGTTTGGCTGCACGCGTGGGCCTTTCGATCGTCAACAGTCCGGGCACCGTCGACGCCGGCTACCGCGGCGAGATCAAGATCTCGCTGATCAACCTCGATCCGGTCACGCCGATCGTGATCAATCGGGGTGACCGGATTGCCCAGCTGTTGGTTCAGCGGGTAGAACTGCCCGAGTTGGTTGAGGTGACCTCGTTCGACGAGGCCGGCCTGGCTGACACCTCCCGTGGCGACGGTGGCCACGGTTCCTCCGGCGGACATGCGAGTTTGTGA
- a CDS encoding DUF3093 domain-containing protein, translating into MSDTRATAQNVHYRERLWVPWWWSLPAAVLAGVIAFEITLAAPAIPAWLPYALLFGVAAAVLMWFSKTELKVIRDSGGDAELWVGDAHLPTSVISRTAEVPRSAKTAALGRQLDPAAYVVHRAWVGPMILVVLEDPDDPTPYWLISSRYPDRVLAAIRG; encoded by the coding sequence GTGTCAGACACGCGCGCAACTGCCCAAAACGTTCACTACCGCGAACGTTTGTGGGTTCCGTGGTGGTGGTCGCTGCCCGCTGCGGTGCTGGCAGGGGTGATCGCATTCGAGATCACCCTGGCCGCCCCGGCCATTCCGGCGTGGTTGCCTTACGCGCTGCTCTTCGGCGTGGCGGCGGCCGTGCTGATGTGGTTCAGCAAGACCGAATTGAAGGTGATCCGCGACAGCGGGGGCGACGCCGAGTTGTGGGTCGGTGACGCGCACCTGCCGACGAGCGTCATCTCCCGCACCGCGGAGGTGCCGCGGTCAGCGAAAACGGCCGCGCTGGGGCGCCAGCTCGATCCCGCTGCCTACGTCGTGCACCGGGCCTGGGTGGGCCCGATGATCCTGGTGGTGCTCGAAGATCCGGACGACCCCACCCCGTACTGGTTGATCAGTTCGAGGTATCCGGATCGCGTCCTGGCCGCGATCCGCGGCTGA
- a CDS encoding DUF4193 domain-containing protein, with protein sequence MATDYDAPRRSEADEVSEDSLEELKARRNEAQSAVVDVDETESAESFELPGADLSGEELSVRVVPKQADEFTCSSCFLVHHRSRLASEKNGVMICTDCAA encoded by the coding sequence ATGGCTACCGACTACGACGCCCCGCGGCGTTCCGAAGCAGACGAGGTTTCTGAGGACTCACTCGAGGAGCTCAAAGCGCGCCGCAACGAGGCGCAGTCCGCCGTGGTGGACGTTGACGAAACGGAATCGGCCGAGTCGTTCGAGCTGCCGGGGGCAGACTTGTCCGGCGAGGAACTGTCCGTCCGGGTGGTTCCGAAGCAGGCCGACGAGTTCACGTGCTCCAGCTGTTTTCTGGTGCACCACCGGAGCCGGCTGGCAAGCGAGAAGAACGGCGTGATGATCTGCACGGACTGCGCCGCCTGA
- the cei gene encoding envelope integrity protein Cei: MVAQITDGTAFDRHGRPFHRRSFVPGIVLFVALAVVTMIVWIIALNQPTDVHEAAVCNPPPASDPAAPKLGEQVAFSAMTDVTPAPLAETRIRVLNASGQGGQAGEVAGALRDLGFAQPEAANDPIYANTRLECHGQIRFGPSGRTAAAAVWLVAPCTELFQDERPDATVDLALGTEFSELASNDDIKAVLASLRPDATAPSDSALLSKIHTGAC; this comes from the coding sequence GTGGTCGCACAAATCACCGATGGCACCGCCTTCGACCGGCACGGTCGACCGTTCCATCGGCGCAGTTTCGTTCCCGGCATTGTGCTGTTCGTCGCACTTGCGGTGGTGACGATGATCGTGTGGATCATCGCGCTCAACCAGCCGACCGATGTGCACGAGGCCGCGGTGTGCAACCCGCCGCCCGCCAGCGATCCGGCAGCCCCCAAACTCGGCGAGCAGGTGGCCTTCTCGGCGATGACCGACGTCACGCCTGCACCACTGGCCGAGACCAGGATCCGGGTGCTCAACGCCAGCGGCCAGGGCGGCCAGGCCGGCGAGGTGGCCGGTGCGCTGCGCGATCTGGGCTTTGCCCAACCCGAGGCCGCGAATGACCCGATCTACGCCAACACACGGCTGGAATGCCACGGCCAGATCCGGTTCGGCCCGTCCGGCCGCACCGCCGCCGCCGCGGTATGGCTGGTGGCTCCGTGCACCGAATTGTTCCAGGACGAAAGGCCCGACGCCACGGTCGATCTGGCACTGGGCACCGAGTTCAGTGAACTCGCCAGCAACGACGACATCAAGGCCGTGCTGGCCAGCCTGCGACCCGACGCCACCGCACCATCGGATTCCGCGCTGCTGTCAAAGATCCATACCGGCGCCTGCTAG
- a CDS encoding inositol monophosphatase family protein, with amino-acid sequence MTDNRFDAPALRVVAEQLATEAAEFVARRRAEVFGAVASSDGARLRDDARTVRSKSTPTDPVTIVDTETERWLRERLAGLRPSEAILGEEEGGQREGRDGLSWVLDPIDGTVNFVYGIPAYAVSVAAQYDGRSVAGAVANVPAGEVYSAALGYGAEVVRAGVRTPLRCSAVGELSMALLGTGFAYDPVRRARQAGVLARVLPAVRDVRRIGSCALDLCMVAAGRLDAYYEDGVQVWDWAAAALIAAEAGATVWLPSAPGAEYAAASAPGIADDLRAALAGAGMDL; translated from the coding sequence GTGACCGACAACCGTTTCGATGCGCCCGCTCTGAGGGTGGTGGCCGAGCAACTCGCCACCGAAGCCGCAGAATTCGTCGCGCGCCGGCGTGCCGAGGTTTTCGGCGCCGTCGCGAGCTCCGACGGCGCCCGGCTACGTGACGATGCGCGGACTGTCAGATCTAAGAGCACCCCGACCGATCCCGTCACGATCGTCGACACCGAAACCGAACGGTGGCTGCGTGAGCGGCTGGCCGGGTTGCGGCCGTCAGAGGCGATTCTGGGGGAGGAGGAAGGCGGTCAGCGGGAGGGCCGTGACGGACTGAGTTGGGTGCTCGATCCGATCGACGGCACGGTGAATTTCGTCTACGGAATCCCGGCCTATGCGGTGTCGGTGGCCGCGCAGTACGACGGCCGGTCGGTGGCCGGAGCCGTCGCCAATGTGCCTGCCGGTGAGGTGTACTCGGCTGCCCTGGGGTACGGCGCCGAGGTGGTGCGGGCCGGGGTGCGGACCCCGCTGCGGTGCAGTGCCGTCGGGGAATTGTCGATGGCGCTGTTGGGTACCGGATTCGCCTATGACCCCGTCCGGCGCGCGCGGCAGGCCGGCGTGCTGGCCCGGGTTCTGCCCGCCGTGCGTGACGTGCGCCGCATCGGCTCGTGTGCGCTCGACCTGTGCATGGTTGCTGCCGGCAGGTTGGACGCCTATTACGAAGACGGTGTCCAGGTCTGGGATTGGGCTGCGGCGGCCCTGATCGCGGCCGAGGCCGGCGCGACGGTGTGGTTGCCGAGCGCTCCCGGCGCCGAGTACGCGGCGGCATCGGCGCCGGGCATCGCCGACGATCTGCGTGCCGCGCTAGCAGGCGCCGGTATGGATCTTTGA